A stretch of the Pan troglodytes isolate AG18354 chromosome 20, NHGRI_mPanTro3-v2.0_pri, whole genome shotgun sequence genome encodes the following:
- the REXO1 gene encoding RNA exonuclease 1 homolog has protein sequence MLRSTGFFRAIDCPYWSGAPGGPCRRPYCHFRHRGARGPGAPGDGGEAPPAAGLGYDPYNPELPKPPAQRENGTLGLGEEPRPDVLELELVNQAIEAVRSEVELEQRRYRELLETAREHRSAEAPALAPRGPNASPTVGLDEDAFPLAFDYSPGSHGLSSPDAGYQPTPLAAPAEPGSKYSLASLDRGQGRGGGGGGALEYVPKAVSQPRRHSRPVPSGKYVVDNSRPPTDLEYDPLSNYSARHLSRASSRDERAAKRPRGSRGSEPYTPAPKKPCDPFGSCDARFSDSEDEAATVPGNEPTAASTPKARADPEMKATGQPPSKEGLEAEGGGLRETKETAVQCDVGDLQPPPAKPASPAQVQSSQDGGCPKEGKPKKKKTGAPPALSCKDGAQGKDKTKDKGRGRPAEKPRADKRGPQASSPRRKAERPEGTKKKPSLATPVATSGKGRPDRPARRPSPTSGDSRPAAGGGPPHPLQLPDRKSTKAPSGKLVERKARSLDEGASQDAPKLKKRALSHADLFGDESEDEAAGPGVPSVWPSALPSLSSDSDSDSDSSLGFPEAQGPPKRLKASPPPSPAPSSSSSSSTSTSSAGADVDYSALEKEVDFDSDPMEECLRIFNESTSVKTEDRGRLARQPPKEEKSEEKGLSGLTTLFPGQKRRISHLSKQGQEVEPPRRSPAVPLARPPTAQEVCYLRAQQAQRASASLLQAPARLAEKPPSVHISAPGEKRRIAHIPNPRLAAAPTGAKRTLAASGSQPSNGPEPGGQQLKTRTLSGMASKTTTTITPKRIAHSPSLQSLKKPIIPKEFGGKVPTVIRQRYLNLFIEECLKFCTSNQEAIEKALNEEKVAYDRSPSKNIYLNVAVNTLKKLRGLAPSAVPGLSKTSGRRVVSHEVVLGGRLAAKTSFSLSRPSSPRVEDLKGAALYSRLREYLLTQDQLKENGYPFPHPERPGGAIIFTAEEKRPKDSSCRTCCRCGTEYLVSSSGRCIRDEECYYHWGRLRRNRVAGGWETQYMCCSAAAGSVGCQVAKQHVQDGRKERLEGFVKTFEKELSGDAHPGIYALDCEMSYTTYGLELTRVTVVDTDVHVVYDTFVKPDNEIVDYNTRFSGVTEADLADTSVTLRDVQAVLLSMFSADTILIGHSLESDLLALKVIHSTVVDTSVLFPHRLGLPYKRSLRNLMADYLRQIIQDNVDGHSSSEDAGACMHLVIWKVREDAKTKR, from the exons GGCTGGGTTATGACCCCTACAACCCTGAGCTGCCCAAGCCCCCCGCGCAGAGGGAGAATGGCACCCTGGGCCTGGGGGAGGAGCCGCGCCCGGATGTGCTGGAGTTGGAGCTGGTCAACCAGGCCATCGAGGCCGTGCGCAGTGAGGTGGAGCTGGAGCAGCGGCGCTACCGGGAGCTGCTGGAGACGGCCCGTGAGCACCGCTCCGCCGAGGCCCCCGCCCTGGCGCCCCGCGGCCCCAACGCCAGCCCCACTGTGGGCCTGGACGAGGATGCCTTCCCGCTGGCCTTCGACTACAGCCCCGGCAGCCACGGCCTGTCAAGCCCTGATGCCGGCTACCAGCCCACCCCACTGGCCGCCCCTGCCGAGCCGGGCAGCAAGTACTCGCTGGCGTCCCTGGACAGGGGTCAGGGCAGAGGTGGAGGGGGTGGCGGTGCCCTGGAATACGTCCCCAAGGCTGTGAGCCAGCCCCGGCGGCACAGCCGCCCGGTTCCCAGTGGCAAGTACGTGGTGGACAACTCCAGGCCACCCACAGACCTGGAGTATGACCCTCTCTCCAACTACTCGGCCCGGCACCTCAGCAGGGCCAGCTCCCGGGATGAGCGGGCCGCCAAGCGGCCCCGGGGCTCCCGCGGCAGTGAGCCCTACACACCTGCTCCCAAGAAGCCCTGTGACCCCTTTGGCAGTTGCGATGCAAGGTTCTCAGACTCAGAAGATGAGGCCGCCACGGTCCCAGGTAACGAGCCCACCGCGGCCAGCACCCCCAAAGCCAGGGCCGACCCTGAGATGAAGGCCACCGGGCAGCCACCCTCCAAAGAGGGCctggaggccgaggggggcggccTGCGGGAGACCAAGGAGACGGCCGTGCAGTGCGACGTGGGGGACCTCCAGCCGCCCCCAGCCAAGCCCGCCTCCCCAGCCCAGGTCCAGTCCTCACAGGATGGGGGTTGCCCCAAGGAGGGAaaacccaagaagaaaaaaaccggGGCCCCACCTGCCCTCAGCTGCAAAGACGGGGCCCAGGGGAAGGACAAGACCAAGGACAAGGGCCGAGGGCGGCCTGCGGAGAAGCCCCGTGCGGACAAGAGGGGCCCGCAGGCCAGCAGCCCCCGGCGCAAGGCAGAGCGGCCGGAAGGGACCAAGAAGAAGCCATCTTTGGCCACTCCTGTGGCCACCTCAGGGAAAGGGAGGCCTGACCGGCCAGCGCGGCGGCCGAGCCCCACAAGCGGGGACTCCCGACCGGCGGCCGGCGGaggcccaccccaccccctccagcTGCCCGACAGGAAGAGCACCAAGGCCCCGTCGGGGAAGCTAGTGGAGCGGAAAGCCCGCTCCCTAGACGAGGGCGCCTCCCAGGACGCCCCCAAGCTGAAGAAGCGGGCCCTGAGCCACGCCGACCTCTTTGGGGACGAGAGTGAGGACGAGGCCGCAGGGCCAGGGGTGCCGAGCGTGTGGCCCTCGGCCCTCCCCAGCCTCAGCTCGGACTCAGACTCCGActcagactccagcctgggcttcccGGAGGCGCAGGGGCCGCCCAAGCGGCTCAAGGCctccccgcccccctcccccgccccatcctcctcctcctcctcctccacctccacctccagcgCGGGGGCGGATGTGGACTACTCGGCCCTGGAGAAGGAGGTGGACTTTGACTCCGATCCCATGGAGGAGTGCCTGCGGATCTTCAACGAGTCCACCAGCGTCAAGACGGAGGACAGAGGCCGGCTGGCCCGGCAG CCCCCCAAGGAAGAGAAGAGCGAGGAGAAGGGGCTTTCGGGTCTGACCACTCTGTTCCCCGGGCAGAAGAGGAGGATCTCCCACCTTTCCAAGCAAGGCCAGGAG GTGGAGCCCCCGAGGAGGAGTCCCGCGGTGCCCCTGGCCCGGCCCCCGACGGCGCAGGAGGTGTGCTACCTGCGGGCCCAGCAGGCGCAGAGGGCATCGGCGAGCTTGCTGCAGGCCCCCGCCAGGCTAGCGGAGAAGCCGCCCTCCGTCCACATTTCCGCCCCTGGCGAGAAGAGGAGGATCGCCCACATCCCCAACCCCCGCCTGGCTGCCG CCCCCACAGGTGCCAAGAGGACCCTTGCGGCCAGCGGCAGCCAGCCCTCCAACGGCCCCGAGCCGGGTGGCCAGCAGCTGAAAACACGCACATTGTCGGGGATGGCGTCCAagactaccaccaccatcacccctaAGCGAATCGCCCACAGTCCATCCTTACAG AGTTTAAAGAAACCCATTATCCCCAAAGAGTTTGGGGGCAAAGTCCCCACCGTCATCCGCCAGCGCTATCTCAACCTGTTCATCGaggagtgtctcaagttctgtaCCTCCAACCAGGAGGCCATAGAGAAG GcactgaacgaggagaaggtggcctatgACCGCAGCCCCAGCAAGAACATCTACCTGAATGTGGCCGTGAACACCCTCAAGAAGCTCAGGGGCCTGGCCCCCAGCGCTGTGCCCGGCCTCAGCA aaACCAGTGGCCGCAGGGTTGTGTCCCACGAGGTGGTGTTGGGGGGCAGGTTGGCCGCCAAGACCAGCTTCTCGCTCAGCCGTCCAAGCAGCCCCCGGGTGGAGGACCTGAAAG GGGctgccctgtacagccgcctcagGGAGTACCTGCTCacccaggaccagctcaaggagaacggctaccccttcccgcacccagAGCGGCCCGGGGGCGCAATCATCTTCACAGCTGAGGAGAAGAGGCCCAAGGACT CTTCCTGCAGGACCTGCTGCCgctgtggcaccgagtacctcgTGTCCTCTTCAGGCCGCTGTATCCGGGACGAGGAGTGTTATTACCACTGGGGACGGCTGCGCCGGAACCGGG TGGCCGGAGGCTGGGAGACCCAGTACATGTGCTGCTCGGCTGCCGCCGGCTCTGTCGGCTGCCAAGTCGCAAAG CAACACGTGCAGGATGGCCGGAAGGAGCGCCTTGAGGGCTTCGTGAAGACCTTTGAGAAAGAGCTCTCAGGAGACGCCCACCCGGGGATCTACGCCCTGGACTGCGAGATG TCCTACACCACATATGGCCTGGAGCTGACGCGCGTCACGGTGGTCGACACGGACGTGCACGTGGTTTATGATACCTTCGTGAAACctgacaacgagatcgtggactacaacaccag GTTTTCGGGGGTGACGGAGGCTGACCTTGCCGACACAAGTGTCACGCTGCGTGACGTCCAGGCCGTTCTGCTGAGCATGTTCAGCGCTGACACCATCCTCATCGgacacagcctggagagcgaccTCCTGGCCCTGAAG gtcatccacagcaccgtggtGGACACGTCTGTGCTCTTCCCCCACCGCCTGGGCCTCCCCTACAAGCGGTCCCTGCGGAACCTCATGGCCGACTACCtcagacagatcatccaggacaatG TGGATGGGCACAGCTCCAGCGAGGATGCCGGCGCCTGCATGCACCTGGTGATCTGGAAGGTTCGAGAAGACGCCAAGACCAAGCGATGA